A single Synergistaceae bacterium DNA region contains:
- a CDS encoding V-type ATP synthase subunit D produces MARINVNPNRMELSRLKKRLVVAKRGHKLLKDKQDALIKAFLQRAREGKVLREQVEVELKECFGSFVLSRAQTTPEVLEQALMFPGAECSLSVTWKNVMSVLVPEYHVRQEGNPVNYGFASVPLLLDVALEQFGELILRLLELAAKEKAIRLMAGEIERTRRRVNALEYVMIPNLAETIRYIGMKLDEQERSTLSRLMKIKEIVRK; encoded by the coding sequence ATGGCACGTATCAACGTCAACCCCAATCGGATGGAGCTTTCCAGACTGAAGAAGCGGCTGGTGGTGGCCAAGCGTGGCCACAAGCTCCTGAAGGACAAACAGGACGCCTTGATCAAGGCGTTTTTGCAGCGCGCTCGTGAGGGCAAGGTGTTGCGGGAGCAGGTGGAGGTGGAGCTGAAAGAGTGTTTCGGTTCTTTTGTCCTGTCCCGCGCCCAGACCACACCAGAGGTTTTGGAGCAGGCCTTGATGTTCCCTGGCGCGGAGTGTTCTCTCTCCGTGACCTGGAAGAACGTCATGAGCGTTCTCGTCCCTGAATACCATGTGCGACAGGAGGGGAACCCAGTGAATTACGGTTTCGCCTCCGTGCCGTTGCTTTTGGATGTTGCCCTCGAACAGTTCGGTGAGTTGATCCTTCGCCTTTTAGAACTCGCGGCGAAGGAAAAAGCCATTCGTCTTATGGCGGGGGAAATCGAGCGCACGAGACGCCGCGTCAACGCTCTGGAGTACGTCATGATTCCGAATTTGGCGGAGACGATCCGTTATATTGGTATGAAGCTCGACGAACAAGAAAGATCTACCCTGAGTCGTCTCATGAAAATCAAAGAAATCGTCCGCAAGTAG